A genomic segment from Bdellovibrionota bacterium encodes:
- a CDS encoding PilZ domain-containing protein, with translation MPLNPVLVLNNLDYFEQFHENLCTALRQLNCWPVVPARWPNKAKELGEFFDLCRLILVDPTMQDFDLDQLRTSLLSCNPVRRPKVIVVRTHPDDDIRSIEERLESESSLVKTYSLHEMVFAFNRCLFPRVQNRRRFPRALATVPVEFRDTRSGFPLKEISFNLSGSGLFIQSYQPQERGSTIDFMIHLPDGQEPIQCRGHVAFSKAFVFAANNLTPAGMGIHIDQIDPKDQLRLRAFVHPRLPRADRIKTERSIVKIVYNREGKRSKSVGE, from the coding sequence ATGCCGCTGAACCCGGTCCTGGTTCTTAATAATCTCGATTACTTCGAACAATTTCACGAAAATCTTTGCACCGCCCTCCGCCAACTCAATTGCTGGCCCGTTGTTCCCGCCCGCTGGCCGAATAAGGCGAAAGAACTCGGTGAGTTTTTCGATCTTTGTCGCTTGATTCTGGTCGATCCGACGATGCAAGACTTCGACCTCGATCAACTTCGAACGTCGCTGCTCTCCTGCAACCCGGTCCGGCGTCCAAAAGTCATTGTCGTCCGGACCCACCCCGACGACGACATCCGATCCATCGAAGAACGGCTGGAATCCGAGTCCTCTCTTGTGAAGACTTACTCCTTGCACGAAATGGTGTTTGCGTTTAACCGGTGTCTATTCCCCCGAGTTCAAAACCGACGTCGTTTTCCGCGGGCGCTCGCCACCGTCCCGGTCGAATTTCGCGATACCCGGTCCGGATTTCCCCTGAAGGAGATATCGTTCAATCTAAGCGGCTCCGGACTCTTCATTCAATCGTATCAACCGCAAGAACGAGGCTCGACCATCGACTTCATGATTCACCTGCCGGACGGACAGGAGCCGATTCAATGCCGGGGACACGTGGCCTTCAGCAAAGCGTTCGTCTTTGCTGCGAATAATCTGACCCCGGCCGGCATGGGAATTCATATCGATCAAATCGATCCGAAAGATCAGCTGCGCCTTCGCGCTTTCGTCCACCCGCGCCTGCCGCGAGCAGACCGTATTAAGACGGAACGCTCAATCGTGAAAATCGTCTACAATCGCGAAGGCAAACGTTCCAAATCGGTCGGCGAGTAA
- the thiL gene encoding thiamine-phosphate kinase — MIQRSGEFVIIDDLARIFGRPAYGLGIGDDAAVFSPRGGMDLVWTTDVQVDGFHFHWDWISPEPLGRRAAAVSLSDLAAMGARPLGALVSFHLPPSIDRLKILSVARGIQERVRDAGAHILGGNLTGDKTFSVEISFIGEVPSGRALLRSTAREGDHVYVTGVPGSAALALLLFQKGFQRENLAKEIIDRWRNPLPRLVLGQKLIGLASAAIDISDGFLADGAHLAAQSHVDLEIDESALPESDSLVEIAQKLGTSFSQVRFEPSDDYELLFTAPASAHSEILELSSEPIHRIGRVLKGNGQVWLLGRDGTKDTVLPLGWDHLAQYQT; from the coding sequence ATGATCCAGCGCTCCGGAGAGTTCGTCATCATCGACGACCTGGCCAGGATTTTCGGTCGGCCGGCTTACGGCTTGGGGATCGGTGACGATGCGGCCGTTTTCTCTCCAAGGGGAGGGATGGATCTCGTCTGGACGACGGACGTCCAAGTGGACGGGTTTCATTTTCATTGGGATTGGATTTCGCCGGAGCCGTTGGGCCGCCGGGCCGCAGCCGTAAGTCTAAGCGATTTGGCTGCCATGGGCGCGAGGCCTTTGGGTGCCCTTGTTTCGTTTCACCTCCCCCCGTCCATCGACCGCTTGAAGATCCTTTCTGTTGCTCGCGGAATTCAGGAGCGGGTCAGGGACGCCGGGGCGCATATCTTGGGCGGCAACCTTACGGGGGATAAAACCTTTTCCGTAGAGATCTCTTTCATCGGTGAGGTCCCGTCCGGGCGCGCGCTTCTGCGCTCCACGGCCCGCGAGGGAGATCATGTTTATGTCACGGGTGTTCCGGGTTCCGCAGCCCTTGCATTGCTCCTATTTCAAAAAGGATTTCAACGCGAAAACCTGGCGAAAGAAATCATCGACCGTTGGAGAAACCCCTTGCCTCGCCTTGTCTTGGGCCAGAAATTGATCGGCTTGGCGTCAGCGGCGATCGACATCAGCGATGGGTTTCTAGCGGACGGCGCCCACTTGGCCGCGCAGAGTCATGTCGATCTGGAAATCGATGAGTCTGCCCTTCCGGAATCCGATTCCCTCGTTGAAATCGCCCAAAAGCTGGGGACCTCCTTTAGTCAAGTACGTTTCGAACCCAGTGACGATTATGAACTTCTATTTACGGCTCCTGCATCGGCCCATAGCGAAATTTTAGAGCTATCGAGCGAGCCCATTCACCGAATCGGCCGAGTATTAAAAGGAAATGGCCAAGTTTGGCTCCTTGGAAGAGACGGAACTAAAGATACTGTTTTGCCACTAGGGTGGGACCACCTTGCCCAATATCAAACATAG
- the thiE gene encoding thiamine phosphate synthase produces MRKSIGRLHVLVSNKELAKAAIEGNTDVVQFRAKNLKDREFLSAAQDIAMLCRSARKIFIVNDRVDVALSIRADGVHLGPHDLPVRHARRILGTGFLIGASVDTPEEAAAAREAGADYLGAGPVYPTDSKLDAGPVLGLEGLRNIVRSTHLPVIAIGGIRTDRLPNVLETGVHGVAILSAISRSADPTASVWRFHQHLHRPSLGSS; encoded by the coding sequence ATGCGCAAATCGATCGGTCGACTTCACGTCCTTGTTTCCAACAAAGAACTTGCAAAAGCGGCCATTGAAGGCAACACAGATGTCGTGCAGTTCCGCGCGAAGAATCTCAAGGACCGGGAATTTCTATCGGCTGCACAAGACATCGCGATGCTTTGTCGATCGGCGCGGAAGATTTTCATCGTGAACGATCGCGTCGATGTCGCACTTTCGATCCGGGCCGACGGTGTCCATTTGGGACCTCACGACCTCCCCGTCCGACACGCACGAAGAATCTTGGGAACCGGCTTCCTGATCGGAGCCTCCGTCGATACACCCGAGGAGGCCGCCGCCGCTCGGGAGGCTGGAGCCGATTATCTGGGCGCCGGGCCAGTCTATCCGACTGACTCCAAACTCGACGCAGGGCCGGTGTTGGGTCTCGAAGGACTTCGAAACATTGTCCGATCGACGCATTTACCGGTCATCGCGATCGGCGGAATCCGCACCGATCGACTCCCGAACGTCCTTGAAACAGGGGTTCACGGCGTGGCGATTCTTTCGGCGATATCCCGCTCGGCCGATCCCACGGCGAGTGTCTGGCGGTTTCACCAACATTTACATCGGCCGTCCCTCGGAAGTTCATGA
- a CDS encoding hydroxymethylpyrimidine/phosphomethylpyrimidine kinase, giving the protein MTRLRFAFLFMVFYEAPVLDQTLPRALTIAGFDPTGGAGILADSRVFERFGYRTSAILACLVPQSVDRVFSVEPVSVPAFRRQFEALADEAAPDTIKIGAIGSADLLAPIHEYLLRTSHQPSVADPVLRASDGTELFPPEARKEYLDRLGRHVALLTPNAGEAFALSDLPDTESPVRAAEILLSSGVPAVLIKSAKQNAEIVADLFWPKNLSSPIWFEHSRRQEAMPHGSGCHLSSAIASYLGRGENLESAVRKGLTWFQRALVESPIRSSVRSIFRRLPAPVEEF; this is encoded by the coding sequence ATGACCCGGCTCAGGTTTGCTTTCCTATTCATGGTCTTCTATGAAGCGCCGGTGCTCGATCAAACTTTACCCCGAGCCCTAACCATCGCCGGGTTTGATCCCACCGGGGGAGCCGGCATCCTCGCCGATAGCCGCGTATTTGAGCGCTTCGGATACCGCACGTCGGCCATATTGGCCTGCCTCGTCCCCCAGAGCGTGGATCGAGTGTTTTCCGTCGAGCCGGTATCCGTTCCGGCGTTTCGAAGACAATTCGAAGCTCTTGCGGATGAAGCGGCGCCGGACACGATCAAAATCGGCGCGATCGGCAGTGCGGATCTTCTCGCGCCGATCCACGAATATTTGCTCCGAACATCTCACCAGCCATCGGTGGCGGATCCGGTTTTACGGGCGTCCGATGGAACGGAGCTCTTTCCTCCGGAGGCTCGGAAAGAATATTTGGACAGGCTCGGCCGACATGTCGCTCTCCTGACGCCAAATGCCGGCGAAGCATTTGCTCTGAGCGATTTGCCGGATACCGAATCCCCCGTGCGAGCGGCCGAAATACTGCTCTCGAGCGGCGTGCCCGCCGTTCTCATAAAATCGGCGAAACAAAACGCCGAGATTGTCGCCGATCTGTTTTGGCCCAAGAATCTTTCTTCGCCGATTTGGTTCGAGCATTCCCGGCGACAAGAAGCCATGCCCCATGGAAGCGGCTGCCACCTGAGTTCCGCGATCGCCTCATACTTAGGTCGGGGCGAAAATCTTGAAAGCGCGGTTCGAAAAGGCCTCACCTGGTTTCAACGAGCTTTGGTTGAATCGCCGATCCGTTCCTCCGTTCGTTCGATCTTTCGCCGGCTTCCCGCGCCGGTCGAGGAGTTCTGA
- the amrB gene encoding AmmeMemoRadiSam system protein B encodes MKADIRPPAVAGLFYPAEAAELKRNVAMLLSKAAEPPKGRTPKALIVPHAGYIYSGPTAAMGYAWLRPMADQIRRVVLLGPCHRVPVDGLALPAANRFRTPLGEIEIDRELARKTLELPQVVENDSVHAFEHSLEVQLPFLQESLKDFKLLPFAVGDATPEEVGEVIELCLGGKETLVLISSDLSHYLPYEACRRVDQGTAEAIVSLDLPIGHRQACGATPVNGVLDVARRHHWRAELLDLRNSGDTAGDKDRVVGYGAFAFFEGGRS; translated from the coding sequence ATGAAGGCGGATATCCGGCCTCCAGCTGTCGCGGGACTCTTTTATCCGGCTGAGGCCGCGGAACTGAAACGAAATGTCGCGATGCTTCTTTCGAAAGCGGCAGAGCCACCCAAAGGGCGAACGCCCAAAGCCCTGATCGTTCCCCATGCGGGATATATCTATTCCGGCCCGACGGCGGCCATGGGGTACGCCTGGCTACGTCCGATGGCGGATCAAATTCGGCGTGTCGTCCTGCTGGGCCCGTGCCATCGTGTGCCGGTGGACGGGCTTGCCCTCCCGGCCGCAAATCGTTTTCGGACACCGTTGGGAGAGATCGAGATCGATCGTGAACTCGCTCGAAAGACGCTCGAACTGCCGCAAGTTGTGGAAAATGATTCCGTCCATGCCTTCGAGCATTCTTTGGAAGTACAGCTCCCCTTCCTTCAGGAATCCTTAAAGGATTTTAAGCTGCTTCCATTCGCTGTCGGAGATGCTACTCCGGAGGAAGTCGGCGAAGTGATCGAACTGTGTCTGGGAGGTAAAGAAACGCTCGTTTTGATCAGTTCCGACCTATCGCATTACCTTCCATACGAAGCCTGTCGCCGGGTGGATCAGGGAACGGCGGAAGCGATCGTGAGTCTCGACCTGCCGATCGGCCACCGTCAGGCGTGCGGCGCCACACCGGTCAACGGTGTGCTCGATGTGGCCCGGCGCCATCACTGGCGCGCGGAACTTCTGGATCTTCGAAACTCCGGCGATACCGCCGGCGATAAAGACCGCGTCGTGGGGTATGGAGCCTTTGCATTTTTTGAAGGCGGACGTTCATGA
- the amrA gene encoding AmmeMemoRadiSam system protein A, giving the protein MTEEQGKILLRLARNAIAKELGERTEEIRKENWLNESGATFVTIMHNGELRGCIGSIEARRSLGEDVEENAVAAALKDYRFPPLEPDELDGTEIEVSLLSPLTELTFSNEEEAIAQLRPGIDGVVFKDNHVRSTFLPQVWEKLPDARKFLTELKLKAGLAPNFWSPEVRLYRYAVTKWREKDL; this is encoded by the coding sequence ATGACCGAGGAGCAGGGAAAAATTCTTCTTCGATTGGCGCGGAATGCGATCGCCAAAGAGTTGGGGGAACGGACGGAAGAGATTCGGAAGGAGAATTGGCTGAACGAATCGGGAGCGACGTTCGTCACGATCATGCACAACGGAGAGCTGCGGGGCTGCATCGGTTCCATCGAGGCGCGGCGTTCGTTGGGAGAAGACGTGGAAGAAAACGCCGTGGCCGCGGCCCTTAAAGATTATCGCTTCCCGCCCCTGGAACCGGACGAGCTCGACGGGACCGAAATCGAAGTGTCACTCCTTTCTCCACTGACGGAACTCACGTTTTCCAACGAGGAGGAAGCCATCGCCCAGCTTCGTCCGGGAATCGACGGCGTCGTCTTTAAAGACAACCATGTCCGAAGTACATTTCTTCCCCAGGTGTGGGAAAAACTGCCGGACGCCCGGAAGTTCTTGACGGAACTCAAACTTAAAGCGGGTTTGGCGCCCAATTTCTGGTCGCCGGAGGTTCGGCTCTATCGTTATGCGGTGACAAAGTGGAGGGAGAAGGACCTATGA
- the amrS gene encoding AmmeMemoRadiSam system radical SAM enzyme codes for MNSIPYPGRWWHMLEDGRMQCDLCPRDCRLHDGQRGHCFVRQRVGDQMILTTYGRSSGFCVDPMEKKPLNHFYPGSSVLSFGTAGCNLACRFCQNWDISKSRDVERLADQATPEMIALRAEELSCKGVAFTYNDPVIFAEYAMDVADACHERGLQAVAVTAGYVHAEPRTEFYAKMDAANVDLKAFTEEFYFKLTGAHLAPVLETLVYLKNETKVWFEITTLVIPGYNDSEKEITEECEWILKNLGPDVPIHFSAFHPDYKMLDVPPTPVSTLTKAYEIATKTGLHFAYTGNVHDSAGDTTFCPNCRKALIVRDWYEIDEYLLTAEGKCPSCGTAIAGRFGPFTKAFGRQRIPVSIQRISKIL; via the coding sequence ATGAACAGCATCCCTTATCCCGGTCGCTGGTGGCACATGCTGGAAGACGGCCGGATGCAATGCGATCTCTGTCCGCGAGATTGCCGTTTGCATGACGGTCAGCGGGGGCACTGCTTTGTCCGGCAACGGGTCGGCGATCAAATGATTCTGACGACGTACGGTCGCTCATCCGGTTTTTGCGTGGACCCGATGGAGAAAAAACCGCTCAACCATTTTTATCCCGGAAGCAGCGTTCTTTCGTTCGGAACGGCGGGGTGCAACCTTGCATGTCGATTCTGTCAAAACTGGGATATCAGCAAATCGAGGGACGTGGAGCGACTTGCCGATCAGGCGACGCCGGAGATGATCGCCCTCCGAGCCGAGGAGCTGAGCTGCAAGGGCGTGGCGTTTACATACAACGATCCGGTCATTTTTGCCGAATATGCGATGGACGTCGCCGATGCCTGTCATGAGCGGGGACTTCAGGCGGTGGCGGTGACGGCGGGATATGTCCATGCCGAACCTCGAACGGAATTTTACGCGAAAATGGATGCGGCCAATGTTGATCTCAAGGCCTTCACGGAAGAATTCTATTTCAAGTTGACTGGAGCGCATCTGGCGCCTGTTCTCGAGACGTTGGTTTATCTAAAGAACGAAACAAAAGTTTGGTTTGAGATTACGACGCTGGTCATCCCCGGATACAACGATTCGGAAAAGGAGATCACGGAAGAGTGCGAGTGGATTTTGAAAAATCTGGGTCCGGACGTCCCGATCCATTTCTCCGCATTCCATCCCGACTATAAGATGCTGGATGTTCCGCCAACACCTGTTTCGACGCTCACGAAGGCATATGAGATCGCCACAAAAACAGGCCTTCATTTCGCTTACACCGGAAATGTTCATGATTCAGCCGGGGACACGACCTTTTGTCCCAACTGCCGAAAGGCGCTGATCGTTCGCGATTGGTACGAGATCGACGAATATCTTCTAACTGCCGAAGGTAAGTGCCCCAGTTGCGGAACCGCCATCGCCGGCCGGTTCGGTCCTTTCACGAAGGCCTTCGGTCGCCAACGCATTCCGGTCTCTATTCAACGAATTTCGAAAATCCTTTAG